A genomic window from Microbacterium sp. ET2 includes:
- a CDS encoding DUF4397 domain-containing protein, producing MRKTMVAGLTVGVVAALGLALPANASTSGEAQLSVLHGIPDTPVDVYVNGELTLDDFQPGDLAGPLALPADSYDIALTATDAADASEPILSTSVTLDAGVNYTATANLNEAGEPALNAFVNDTAQTAAGEGRLTVRHVAAAPAVDVLAGGSPVVEDLTNPNEATLNLPAGTVSAAVALAGTTDPVIGPADVNVAEGTLTIVYAWGSAEAGNLALAVQTIDGLHGGPSGGVPSGAGGQLAAQDTLVQGAWLAAGLLVAFGVAGGTVVAVRARSGR from the coding sequence ATGCGCAAGACCATGGTTGCCGGCCTCACGGTCGGCGTTGTCGCGGCATTGGGCCTTGCCCTTCCCGCGAACGCAAGCACGAGCGGCGAGGCTCAGCTTTCGGTGCTGCACGGCATCCCCGACACCCCTGTGGACGTCTACGTCAACGGCGAACTGACACTCGACGACTTCCAGCCCGGCGACCTCGCCGGTCCGCTGGCACTTCCGGCGGACAGCTACGACATCGCGCTCACGGCGACCGACGCCGCCGACGCGAGCGAGCCGATCCTGTCGACGTCTGTGACGCTCGACGCCGGCGTGAATTACACCGCCACCGCCAACCTGAACGAGGCGGGCGAGCCCGCACTCAACGCGTTCGTCAACGACACCGCTCAGACCGCTGCGGGAGAGGGCCGCCTGACGGTCCGCCACGTCGCCGCGGCGCCTGCCGTCGACGTCCTCGCCGGTGGCTCCCCGGTCGTCGAGGACCTGACGAACCCGAATGAGGCCACCCTCAACCTGCCGGCCGGCACCGTCTCGGCTGCGGTCGCCCTCGCGGGCACCACCGACCCGGTCATCGGCCCGGCAGACGTCAACGTCGCCGAGGGCACGCTGACGATCGTCTACGCGTGGGGTTCGGCTGAGGCCGGCAACCTCGCTCTGGCGGTGCAGACCATCGACGGTCTGCACGGTGGCCCCTCGGGCGGCGTCCCGTCGGGTGCCGGTGGCCAGCTGGCCGCGCAGGACACGCTCGTGCAGGGTGCGTGGCTCGCCGCCGGCCTCCTGGTCGCCTTCGGTGTCGCCGGTGGCACCGTGGTCGCCGTCCGCGCCCGCAGCGGACGCTGA
- a CDS encoding SIMPL domain-containing protein (The SIMPL domain is named for its presence in mouse protein SIMPL (signalling molecule that associates with mouse pelle-like kinase). Bacterial member BP26, from Brucella, was shown to assemble into a channel-like structure, while YggE from E. coli has been associated with resistance to oxidative stress.) → MSEVVVTVHGEHVARVAPEEAVATLVVRAEGVTRERVVADVSAWSAPMRDELASAQTAGRVVAWSSDSVSVWSERPWNAEGKRLAPVFHAAVNMSATFTDFAALSAWASGVIERDGVQFTGVDWRLSPLTRAALERSVAAEAVTVAVERATAYARALGLSDVTAVEIADAGMLTDDRGARGESARPLMARAAFAGDAGGAEIRLQPADVVVSATVDARFVAR, encoded by the coding sequence ATGAGTGAGGTCGTGGTGACGGTGCATGGGGAACACGTGGCGAGGGTGGCGCCCGAGGAGGCCGTGGCCACCCTCGTGGTCCGCGCCGAAGGTGTGACCCGCGAGCGCGTGGTCGCCGACGTCTCCGCGTGGAGCGCGCCGATGCGCGACGAGCTCGCGTCCGCGCAGACGGCTGGACGTGTCGTGGCGTGGTCCAGCGACAGTGTGTCGGTGTGGTCGGAACGACCGTGGAACGCCGAGGGCAAGCGCCTGGCGCCCGTCTTTCATGCGGCGGTGAACATGTCGGCGACATTCACCGACTTCGCGGCACTGTCGGCGTGGGCGAGCGGGGTCATCGAGCGCGACGGTGTCCAGTTCACCGGCGTCGACTGGCGACTCTCACCCCTGACCCGAGCAGCCTTGGAACGCTCAGTGGCCGCCGAGGCCGTGACCGTCGCCGTTGAGCGTGCGACGGCCTATGCCCGCGCCCTCGGACTGTCGGATGTGACCGCCGTCGAGATCGCCGACGCCGGGATGCTCACCGACGACCGCGGCGCGCGGGGTGAGTCTGCGCGTCCTCTCATGGCGCGCGCGGCGTTCGCCGGCGACGCGGGCGGGGCCGAGATCCGGCTCCAGCCCGCCGATGTCGTGGTGAGCGCCACCGTCGACGCCCGCTTCGTCGCCCGGTGA
- the smpB gene encoding SsrA-binding protein SmpB, translated as MARERGEKVIATNRRARHDYLIDKTYEAGLVLTGTEVKSLRQGRANLTDGYAYIDGGQAFLDAVHIPEYSQGHWTNHAAKRTRKLLLHKDEIVKLSHAVSAGGYTLVPLRLYFADGRAKVEIAVAKGKREFDKRQTLRERQDRREAERAMRTRNRLGD; from the coding sequence ATGGCACGCGAACGCGGTGAGAAGGTCATCGCGACGAACCGTCGCGCGCGCCACGACTACCTCATCGACAAGACCTACGAGGCCGGACTCGTTCTCACCGGCACCGAGGTGAAGTCTCTGCGTCAGGGGCGAGCGAACCTCACCGACGGCTACGCCTACATCGACGGCGGGCAGGCGTTCCTCGACGCCGTCCACATTCCCGAGTACTCGCAGGGACACTGGACCAATCACGCCGCCAAGCGGACGCGCAAGCTGCTCCTCCATAAGGACGAGATCGTCAAGCTCTCGCATGCCGTCTCGGCAGGCGGGTACACGCTGGTTCCCCTGCGCCTGTACTTCGCCGACGGTCGCGCCAAGGTCGAGATCGCCGTGGCGAAGGGCAAGCGCGAGTTCGACAAGCGCCAGACCCTTCGCGAGCGTCAGGACCGTCGCGAGGCGGAGCGGGCGATGCGGACCCGGAACCGTCTCGGGGACTGA